The following are encoded together in the candidate division WOR-3 bacterium genome:
- a CDS encoding Hsp20/alpha crystallin family protein: MAKHLTTWDPFREMVSLRDELDRLFDSVFGRFPRERGETYWAPPMDIEETDEAVIVRAELPGMSKDDIKINLSGDTLTISGERKQETEKKGKTYYRIERAYGKFQRTVTLPVEVEGDKAKATYRAGVLELVLPKSEKSKAKEISIVAED, from the coding sequence ATGGCTAAACACCTGACAACCTGGGACCCGTTCCGGGAGATGGTTTCGCTGCGGGATGAACTGGACCGTTTGTTTGATTCGGTCTTTGGCAGGTTCCCGCGGGAGCGGGGTGAAACCTACTGGGCACCACCGATGGACATTGAGGAGACCGATGAGGCGGTTATTGTTCGGGCGGAACTGCCCGGTATGAGTAAAGATGACATAAAAATCAATCTCTCGGGTGATACGCTGACGATTTCCGGTGAGCGGAAGCAGGAGACAGAAAAGAAGGGTAAAACCTATTATCGGATTGAGCGCGCCTATGGTAAGTTCCAGCGTACGGTAACGCTGCCGGTTGAGGTTGAGGGTGACAAGGCAAAGGCAACTTACCGTGCCGGAGTGCTGGAACTGGTCCTGCCGAAGTCCGAGAAGTCCAAGGCAAAAGAGATTAGCATCGTTGCCGAGGACTAA
- the rpsO gene encoding 30S ribosomal protein S15, translated as MALTKEQKMKLVSTFRLHEKDTGSPEVQIAILTERINQLTEHLKVHKKDRHSRRGLIKLVNARRRHLQYLAKHYPERYEKIITTLGLRG; from the coding sequence ATGGCACTAACTAAGGAACAGAAGATGAAACTGGTGAGCACATTCCGGTTGCACGAAAAGGACACAGGCTCACCTGAAGTTCAGATAGCAATTCTTACTGAAAGGATTAATCAGTTAACCGAGCATCTGAAGGTGCATAAGAAAGACCGCCATTCGCGGCGCGGCTTGATTAAACTGGTAAATGCGCGACGCCGGCACCTGCAGTATCTGGCAAAACACTATCCCGAGCGGTACGAGAAAATCATTACCACCCTTGGGCTCAGAGGTTAG
- the pnp gene encoding polyribonucleotide nucleotidyltransferase: MHRVEVEVCGRTLSLEFGRVARQADGGVLARYGDSVVLASAVYNKQPIEGFQDFFPLVVDYRELAYAAGKIPGGFFKREGKPRDKETLTCRLIDRPIRPLFPAGFRHETQIIAYLLSTDMENESEFLSLVASSAALVISEIPFLGPIGVCRVGKINGQLIANPPMSQLDDADMSMIFVGLENGEVMTIAGQAREVSIEDIDRAWELAQPVIKKTIELQKELQAAVGKPKISPDEPLISDELRQEILQRIAEPAVATNDITDKRARSNARRELIQQVSSQLEEKYPDAEGAVAAVLEEVISRDIRNRILEREQRLDGRKLDELRPIECAVGVLPRAHGSALFTRGQTQSLATTTLGTKSDEQVVDDVELAMEEKKSFMLHYNFPPFSVGEVRMLRGPGRREIGHGDLAERALQAVVPKEEEFPYTIRIVSDILESNGSSSMASVCSGSMSMMDAGVPVKTAVAGIAMGLVKEGERFKILTDIIGDEDHYGDMDFKVAGTKDGITAIQLDLKLPGVPYSILRTAMEQATRARLKVLEIMNSVIDRPRPEISRFAPRIISLVIDKDKIGTVIGPGGKTIRKIIEATGTTIDIEDDGTVTIAATNPDALQKAKEWVESLVAEVEVGKVYQGTVTRVTSFGAFVEVLPGKEGMVHISQLAPGHCRQVTDEVKVGDKVWVKVTEIDSQGRINLSRRKAMEERGEIPPSNDSGIVENRDRRPSRSAHSSSSRTGHSRGKEQRRGRF, from the coding sequence ATGCATCGCGTTGAAGTTGAGGTCTGCGGCCGGACCCTGTCGTTAGAATTTGGCCGCGTTGCCCGTCAGGCTGATGGCGGCGTGCTTGCCCGTTACGGCGATTCGGTTGTTCTGGCAAGTGCCGTTTACAACAAACAACCGATTGAAGGTTTTCAGGACTTCTTTCCCCTGGTGGTTGACTATCGGGAACTGGCTTACGCGGCAGGTAAAATTCCGGGTGGATTCTTCAAGCGTGAAGGCAAACCCCGGGATAAAGAAACCCTTACCTGTCGATTAATTGACCGCCCAATCCGACCGCTTTTCCCGGCTGGATTTCGGCACGAAACCCAGATTATCGCCTATCTCCTCTCCACCGATATGGAGAATGAGAGCGAGTTTTTAAGCCTGGTTGCCTCTTCGGCTGCCCTGGTAATTTCCGAAATTCCTTTCCTTGGTCCCATTGGTGTCTGCCGGGTGGGAAAAATTAACGGTCAACTAATCGCCAACCCGCCGATGAGCCAGCTCGATGATGCGGATATGTCGATGATTTTCGTCGGGTTAGAGAACGGCGAGGTTATGACCATCGCAGGACAGGCACGGGAGGTTTCAATTGAAGATATTGACCGGGCATGGGAACTGGCTCAACCAGTAATAAAGAAGACCATCGAGCTCCAGAAGGAGTTACAGGCGGCGGTTGGCAAACCCAAAATCAGCCCGGATGAACCATTGATTTCGGATGAGTTGCGTCAGGAGATTCTCCAGCGCATTGCCGAACCTGCGGTCGCAACTAACGACATCACCGACAAGCGCGCCCGGAGCAACGCCCGAAGAGAACTTATCCAGCAGGTTAGTTCTCAACTGGAGGAAAAATATCCTGATGCCGAAGGTGCGGTTGCCGCGGTACTGGAAGAGGTTATCAGCCGGGATATCCGGAATCGAATTCTCGAGCGGGAGCAGCGGCTTGATGGCAGAAAACTTGACGAGTTGCGTCCGATTGAATGTGCGGTTGGCGTTTTGCCCCGCGCCCATGGCAGCGCTTTATTTACCCGCGGTCAAACGCAATCGCTCGCAACAACCACGCTCGGCACAAAGTCGGACGAACAGGTGGTTGATGATGTCGAACTGGCAATGGAAGAGAAAAAGTCGTTTATGCTCCATTACAACTTCCCGCCCTTCTCGGTGGGCGAAGTCCGGATGTTACGTGGACCGGGTCGTCGGGAAATTGGCCATGGCGACCTTGCGGAACGGGCGCTCCAGGCGGTTGTACCCAAAGAAGAGGAGTTTCCTTACACCATCAGAATTGTCTCGGACATACTTGAATCCAATGGCTCCTCCTCAATGGCATCGGTCTGCTCCGGTTCAATGTCAATGATGGACGCCGGGGTTCCGGTCAAAACTGCGGTTGCCGGCATCGCGATGGGTCTGGTTAAAGAGGGCGAGCGGTTTAAAATTCTCACCGACATCATCGGTGATGAAGACCATTACGGTGATATGGACTTTAAAGTCGCGGGCACCAAGGACGGCATTACCGCCATCCAGCTTGACCTCAAACTGCCCGGTGTCCCCTACTCGATACTGCGCACCGCAATGGAACAGGCAACCCGGGCGCGTCTCAAAGTCCTTGAGATAATGAACTCGGTTATCGACCGCCCCCGACCCGAAATTTCCCGGTTTGCACCCCGGATTATATCGCTTGTTATCGACAAAGACAAAATTGGTACCGTTATCGGACCGGGCGGAAAGACCATCCGCAAGATTATCGAAGCCACCGGCACCACGATTGACATTGAAGACGACGGCACGGTTACCATCGCCGCCACCAATCCCGATGCGCTCCAGAAGGCAAAAGAGTGGGTCGAATCGCTCGTCGCCGAAGTTGAAGTCGGGAAAGTTTACCAGGGTACCGTAACCCGTGTCACCTCCTTTGGTGCCTTTGTTGAAGTTCTTCCCGGCAAAGAAGGGATGGTACACATCTCCCAGCTGGCTCCGGGTCACTGCCGACAGGTCACCGATGAGGTGAAGGTCGGTGATAAGGTCTGGGTCAAGGTAACCGAGATTGACAGTCAGGGAAGAATAAACCTCTCCCGGCGCAAGGCGATGGAAGAACGGGGTGAAATACCCCCTTCCAACGACTCGGGCATCGTTGAAAATCGGGACCGCCGCCCATCACGCTCCGCCCATAGCTCTTCCAGCCGAACCGGTCACAGCCGCGGTAAAGAACAAAGACGCGGGCGGTTCTAA
- a CDS encoding insulinase family protein → MAIDFSGAGEIQATRNPGGLLVISERLPYLKSLSLGFAFRLGSRDDPPGQEGTAHLIEHMIFKGTEQMDARAINVMAESCGTELNAFTDKEATCFYARAPADKLKEVTGLLTEILGKPAFLEAELLKEKEVVTEEIRSNEEDPESCAINLLLQALYGASPLGKPVVGTFNSVACISRQQLHNFYHQNYGTQSAIAVAVGDVEHQQVVELLARLNRDNCQTPSRVRSTLMAPQTLVRSRRELSQVFVCLAKPAFSFADPRRYALSVLNTALGGGVSSRLFQRLREEEGLVYSIGSFVELYEETGLLGIYFIAEKRKLPRCVTALKDELARLRQEKINREEFERSLTMTRSALILGSESSINRMMRIARSYLMLGRVTTLEEAIEVYNRLKRDEVAQLVDELLSDDRFYAGVVGPVQEGEIRQVLEQ, encoded by the coding sequence ATGGCGATAGACTTTTCCGGTGCTGGAGAGATTCAAGCCACCCGCAACCCGGGTGGCTTGCTTGTTATTTCCGAAAGGCTTCCTTATCTCAAATCGCTGTCCCTCGGTTTCGCCTTTCGGCTCGGAAGTCGTGATGACCCGCCCGGACAGGAAGGAACCGCCCATCTCATCGAACATATGATTTTCAAAGGAACCGAACAGATGGACGCGCGGGCGATAAATGTGATGGCTGAGTCCTGCGGTACCGAGTTAAACGCCTTTACCGACAAAGAAGCAACCTGTTTCTACGCCCGGGCACCGGCTGATAAATTAAAAGAGGTTACCGGGTTGCTAACCGAAATTTTAGGAAAGCCCGCTTTCCTTGAAGCCGAACTGCTGAAGGAAAAAGAGGTGGTCACCGAAGAAATCCGGAGTAATGAAGAGGACCCGGAATCGTGCGCCATTAACCTGCTGCTTCAGGCGCTCTACGGTGCAAGCCCTTTGGGTAAACCGGTTGTGGGAACATTCAATTCGGTTGCGTGCATAAGCCGGCAGCAATTGCACAATTTTTACCATCAGAATTACGGGACTCAATCTGCCATTGCGGTTGCGGTGGGCGATGTTGAGCACCAGCAGGTTGTTGAGCTCCTCGCCCGGTTGAATCGGGACAACTGTCAAACCCCATCCCGGGTTCGTTCAACATTGATGGCGCCGCAAACCCTGGTCCGCAGCCGGCGTGAACTGTCCCAGGTTTTCGTCTGTCTTGCCAAACCCGCCTTTTCCTTTGCCGACCCGAGGCGCTATGCCCTTTCGGTGTTAAACACCGCCTTAGGTGGTGGCGTCTCTTCCCGGCTGTTTCAAAGGTTGCGTGAAGAGGAGGGTTTGGTATATTCAATAGGCAGTTTTGTTGAACTTTACGAAGAAACGGGTCTTTTAGGCATCTACTTTATCGCCGAGAAGCGAAAACTGCCCCGGTGCGTCACGGCGCTGAAAGATGAACTGGCACGATTACGGCAGGAGAAAATCAACCGGGAAGAGTTTGAACGGTCGTTAACAATGACCCGCAGCGCCCTGATTTTAGGTTCGGAAAGTTCCATCAACCGGATGATGCGAATTGCCCGCAGTTATCTTATGCTGGGCAGGGTGACAACTCTGGAGGAGGCGATTGAGGTTTACAACCGGTTAAAGCGCGATGAGGTTGCCCAACTGGTTGATGAACTTTTAAGCGACGACCGCTTTTATGCCGGCGTCGTCGGTCCGGTTCAGGAAGGGGAAATAAGACAGGTATTAGAACAATGA